One window of the Desulfomonilia bacterium genome contains the following:
- a CDS encoding MMPL family transporter has product MTRHPWIVLIVGIILAVPLAYMKQMTPLNYDIFTYMPEDVESVKGQQILHEHFQTANTAYILLNTTNVPFVLRIQKDVSLIDGVQRVSWINEVVDPSVPDSFVPQQLLGIYKKGSYSLLHLSFAEPSSSAKTLEAIKQIKSYLGKKATAFTGLPIFLYELRELMESEKLITFMAAACFSSLVIGISLGSWAIPIIFMLSIGIGVIYNLGTNYFMGEVSYITSAIASAIQLGVIQDFSIFLIHRYHEEKKLFPDPQKAMESAIANTLPAILPSALTCMAGFLALILMKMRLGLDMGFVMAKGVFMGLAVTMTLLPAMLLVANRFVKTRGEKTTSAIGTKISTFLVNNSGRITVLFILLFIPMIWGKTHVKISYDLDEMLPRNLESIKCLETIKNVLGSMEISYIVFPDTIPRFRQENAIKEIRNIKGIVSVIALTSLADSAVPESFIPDKAKALFSKGGYSMIMVKFSDEPGSTISNQAVDSIRSAVEKAGIKPSWLAGTTPINKDMMDISKRDIPVVDMASLISIIVIIALFMRSVSIPFVLVAAIELAIYTNLSIPYAMGRSIPFLTITSISSIQLATTVDFSILLMTRYSQWRKKLPKKEAMIKALSGGMGAITISGLSLAAATSGIALTSHVSAVSSLTLMIARGALISTAVIVFLLPSFILTCDKIITHTSIGFLRKKGEEA; this is encoded by the coding sequence GTGACACGTCACCCGTGGATCGTCCTTATCGTAGGGATAATTCTGGCGGTTCCGCTTGCTTACATGAAGCAGATGACACCTCTCAACTATGACATCTTCACCTATATGCCGGAGGACGTCGAATCGGTCAAAGGTCAGCAAATTCTTCACGAGCATTTTCAGACGGCTAATACCGCATACATACTTCTGAATACTACAAATGTACCCTTTGTACTTAGAATACAGAAAGATGTAAGTTTGATAGATGGAGTCCAGCGCGTCTCATGGATAAACGAAGTTGTCGATCCTAGCGTACCTGACAGTTTTGTACCCCAGCAACTCCTTGGCATTTATAAAAAAGGCAGCTATTCCCTGCTTCACCTTTCATTTGCCGAACCGAGTTCATCCGCAAAGACTCTTGAAGCCATAAAACAGATCAAATCCTATCTCGGGAAAAAAGCCACAGCATTCACAGGCCTGCCGATATTCCTGTATGAACTGAGAGAACTCATGGAAAGCGAGAAGCTCATAACATTCATGGCTGCGGCATGCTTTTCCTCGCTGGTAATCGGCATTTCTCTTGGATCATGGGCGATTCCAATTATATTCATGCTCTCCATCGGAATAGGGGTAATCTACAACCTGGGCACGAACTACTTCATGGGTGAGGTTTCATACATAACAAGCGCTATTGCATCAGCCATTCAACTCGGGGTAATCCAGGATTTTTCCATCTTCCTCATACATCGCTACCATGAGGAAAAAAAGCTCTTTCCCGACCCGCAAAAGGCAATGGAATCCGCCATAGCAAATACCCTTCCAGCCATTCTGCCCTCTGCCCTCACATGCATGGCAGGATTTCTTGCACTCATTCTCATGAAAATGAGGCTGGGACTAGATATGGGATTTGTTATGGCAAAGGGCGTTTTCATGGGTCTTGCAGTAACAATGACGCTTCTGCCTGCAATGCTGCTGGTGGCCAACCGCTTTGTCAAAACAAGAGGGGAAAAGACTACTAGCGCCATCGGTACAAAAATATCCACATTCCTAGTGAATAATTCCGGCAGGATTACGGTTTTGTTCATCCTGCTTTTTATTCCAATGATCTGGGGGAAAACCCATGTGAAAATATCCTATGATCTTGATGAAATGCTTCCCAGAAATCTGGAATCCATCAAGTGTCTCGAGACAATAAAAAATGTGCTTGGTTCAATGGAAATATCCTATATCGTATTCCCTGATACGATCCCCCGCTTCAGACAGGAAAATGCCATAAAAGAAATCAGGAATATAAAAGGCATAGTCAGTGTGATTGCGCTTACATCTCTCGCGGATTCCGCCGTGCCCGAAAGTTTTATACCTGATAAGGCCAAAGCCCTTTTTTCCAAAGGCGGTTATTCAATGATCATGGTCAAATTCTCGGATGAACCCGGCAGCACCATCAGCAACCAAGCTGTCGATTCGATAAGGTCAGCAGTAGAGAAAGCCGGCATCAAACCTTCCTGGCTGGCCGGCACCACACCCATCAACAAGGACATGATGGACATCTCCAAGAGGGACATTCCGGTTGTCGATATGGCGTCCCTTATAAGCATTATAGTAATAATAGCCCTGTTCATGCGTTCCGTTTCCATACCTTTTGTTCTGGTGGCAGCAATCGAGCTTGCCATTTACACGAACCTAAGCATTCCGTACGCCATGGGCCGTTCAATACCTTTTCTGACAATAACCAGCATCTCATCCATACAGCTTGCGACAACGGTGGATTTCTCTATTCTGCTTATGACCAGGTACAGCCAGTGGAGAAAGAAGTTACCGAAGAAAGAGGCCATGATTAAGGCTCTCTCAGGCGGAATGGGCGCAATAACGATTTCGGGATTGAGTCTGGCTGCCGCAACAAGCGGCATAGCCCTTACGTCGCATGTAAGCGCGGTATCATCGCTTACACTCATGATCGCCCGCGGAGCGCTCATATCGACGGCCGTTATAGTATTCCTGCTGCCTTCGTTCATCCTCACCTGTGATAAGATAATTACTCATACGAGTATCGGATTTTTAAGAAAGAAAGGAGAAGAGGCATGA
- a CDS encoding FGGY-family carbohydrate kinase: MAEKKYILAIDSGTQSIRAVLFDKEGNELGIEQAQYEPYFSLKPGWAEQRTEDYWSKLCLVCSTLLDRVKIDKAEIGAVGITSQRNTVIPMDKDGNALRPGIIWLDNRIVNNPPPLPAIGKIAFGLMGKTETIRYAQKNSKFLWIKENEPEIYARTHKFVQVTGFFVKKLTDEFKDSKGMITGIWPFDYKKLSWYGSALGFVYETFGMRQDHCVELCEPNEIIGHITKKASAETGIPEGIPVVVGAGDKQCELLGAGAIDPKIAVISFGTATAMEVITRKYIEDGKMRFFTWPAAIPKTWDIEMFIFRGFWMVTWFKQEFGHREALEAEKRGVAPEVIFDEVIKNIPPGCMGLMVQPYWSPLVNDKYAKGSIIGFGDVHTRAHIYRAILEGIAFELRRMNEVVTSKTGVEIKEIRVGGGGSRSDVAVQIAADMFNLPTYRMATTEISALGAAIDAAVGVGMHGSFEDAVKAMVRTGRKFEPNAQTHNIYTDLFNDVYKKNFEIIAPLNKRIGQITGYPPKD, translated from the coding sequence GTGGCAGAAAAAAAATATATCCTGGCAATTGATTCCGGAACACAGAGTATAAGGGCGGTCCTGTTCGACAAGGAAGGCAATGAACTCGGAATCGAACAGGCACAGTATGAACCATATTTTTCCCTGAAGCCCGGATGGGCCGAACAGAGGACTGAAGACTACTGGAGCAAGCTCTGTCTCGTGTGCAGCACCCTTCTGGACAGGGTCAAAATTGACAAGGCAGAAATAGGCGCTGTCGGGATAACAAGTCAGAGAAACACGGTAATACCCATGGATAAAGACGGGAATGCGCTGCGTCCGGGTATAATCTGGCTTGACAATAGAATAGTCAACAACCCCCCGCCGCTTCCCGCCATCGGCAAGATAGCTTTCGGATTGATGGGCAAGACCGAAACAATACGTTATGCACAGAAGAATTCCAAATTTCTTTGGATAAAAGAGAACGAACCGGAAATCTATGCCAGAACCCACAAGTTCGTTCAGGTTACAGGGTTTTTCGTAAAGAAGCTTACCGACGAATTCAAGGATTCGAAAGGCATGATAACCGGCATATGGCCTTTCGATTACAAGAAACTTTCCTGGTATGGAAGCGCCCTTGGATTTGTTTATGAAACTTTCGGAATGAGGCAGGACCATTGTGTCGAACTTTGCGAACCGAATGAAATTATCGGGCACATTACCAAAAAGGCATCAGCTGAAACAGGTATTCCTGAAGGCATTCCCGTTGTTGTAGGTGCTGGCGACAAGCAGTGTGAACTCCTTGGAGCAGGTGCTATCGACCCGAAGATAGCGGTGATCAGTTTCGGTACCGCAACGGCAATGGAAGTTATTACAAGAAAATATATCGAAGACGGCAAAATGAGGTTTTTCACATGGCCCGCGGCCATCCCGAAGACATGGGACATTGAAATGTTCATCTTCCGCGGTTTCTGGATGGTCACATGGTTCAAGCAGGAATTCGGACACAGGGAGGCATTGGAGGCGGAGAAACGCGGTGTGGCGCCCGAAGTCATATTCGACGAGGTGATAAAGAATATTCCACCGGGCTGTATGGGTCTTATGGTTCAGCCTTACTGGTCGCCGCTGGTAAATGACAAGTATGCAAAAGGTTCGATCATAGGTTTCGGCGATGTCCATACAAGGGCTCATATTTACAGGGCGATACTCGAGGGCATAGCATTTGAACTCAGGCGCATGAACGAGGTTGTCACAAGCAAAACCGGTGTGGAAATCAAAGAGATAAGGGTTGGAGGAGGGGGTTCAAGGAGTGATGTTGCCGTTCAGATAGCAGCCGACATGTTCAACCTGCCGACATACCGTATGGCCACAACCGAGATATCGGCCCTTGGCGCAGCAATAGATGCGGCTGTAGGCGTAGGCATGCACGGTTCATTCGAGGATGCGGTAAAGGCCATGGTGCGGACAGGCAGAAAGTTCGAACCAAATGCTCAGACTCACAATATTTATACCGATCTGTTCAATGATGTTTATAAAAAGAATTTTGAAATAATCGCCCCTCTGAATAAAAGGATAGGACAGATAACGGGTTATCCGCCAAAAGACTGA
- the tatA gene encoding twin-arginine translocase TatA/TatE family subunit yields the protein MGTFSVWHLIILLVVVLIIFGAGKLPEVGQALGKGIKNFKSAMNEEEKNLKGNLEDKNKPSN from the coding sequence ATGGGTACATTCAGCGTATGGCACTTGATAATCCTTCTGGTGGTGGTTCTTATAATCTTCGGCGCAGGAAAATTGCCTGAGGTTGGACAGGCGCTCGGCAAAGGCATAAAGAACTTCAAAAGCGCAATGAATGAGGAAGAAAAAAACCTCAAAGGCAACCTGGAAGACAAGAACAAACCTTCAAATTGA
- a CDS encoding branched-chain amino acid aminotransferase, with protein sequence MSMKINFIRHDKPKEKPHHSILGFGKHFTDHMFIMDYNTENSWHDPRIVPYGPITMDPSTAVLHYGQAIFEGMKAYISEDKRTLLFRPEKNIQRMNATCERMCIPLLDENFVLEAIKTFVKYEEHWIPTAPETSLYIRPFIFATDPYLGVRPSSTYKFMIIHSPVGAYYPQGINPVNIYVETKYVRAVPGGTGSIKTSGNYAASLKAQAEAAEKGYIQVLWLDGVNRKYVEEVGSMNVFFKIRGEVITPSLEGSILPGITRDSVIQLLKHEGIPVQERKISIEEIYSAHEKGELEEAFGTGTAAVISPIGVLDWAGRDILVNNGKIGQISQHLYTTLTGIQFGRIPDKFGWTVEVK encoded by the coding sequence ATGAGCATGAAAATCAATTTCATAAGGCATGACAAACCAAAGGAAAAACCTCATCACAGCATCCTTGGCTTTGGCAAGCATTTTACGGATCATATGTTTATAATGGACTATAACACCGAGAACTCCTGGCATGATCCGAGGATTGTTCCTTACGGACCCATAACCATGGACCCGTCAACAGCTGTTCTGCATTATGGACAGGCTATATTCGAAGGGATGAAGGCCTATATCTCGGAGGATAAGAGAACTCTGCTTTTCAGGCCCGAAAAAAACATCCAGAGGATGAATGCAACCTGCGAGAGGATGTGCATTCCCCTGCTTGATGAAAACTTTGTCCTTGAAGCCATAAAGACATTCGTGAAATACGAAGAGCACTGGATTCCCACCGCTCCCGAGACATCCCTGTATATCAGACCGTTCATTTTCGCAACGGATCCGTACCTGGGCGTCAGACCTTCGTCGACGTACAAGTTCATGATTATTCATTCGCCTGTTGGGGCATACTACCCGCAAGGCATCAATCCGGTAAACATCTATGTTGAAACGAAATATGTAAGGGCAGTGCCCGGCGGAACCGGCAGCATCAAGACCAGCGGCAACTATGCGGCAAGCCTGAAAGCGCAGGCCGAAGCCGCGGAAAAGGGCTATATCCAGGTTCTCTGGCTTGACGGCGTCAACAGGAAATATGTCGAGGAAGTCGGTTCCATGAATGTATTTTTCAAGATTAGAGGAGAGGTCATCACACCTTCTCTGGAAGGCAGTATCCTTCCGGGCATAACAAGGGACTCGGTAATCCAGCTTCTCAAGCACGAAGGCATACCTGTTCAGGAAAGAAAGATATCAATCGAGGAGATATACAGCGCCCATGAAAAAGGTGAACTTGAAGAAGCCTTCGGGACAGGCACGGCTGCCGTCATATCTCCGATCGGCGTCCTTGACTGGGCAGGCAGGGATATCCTTGTAAACAACGGCAAGATAGGACAGATTTCACAGCATCTTTACACCACGCTTACGGGTATTCAGTTCGGCCGGATTCCGGATAAATTCGGCTGGACGGTCGAGGTGAAGTAA